AGCATGGGGATCCCCTCCGGGGTAAAAAATCATGACAATGAAACAGGCTGCGCCAACCGGCGGATTTTCATGAATAACCGAAGCAAAACGCCGAGGCAAGTTTTTTTCAATCCTCTCAGCTCTGCGCCAACTCGCCAAGAATGCGAGCGAGCAACGCGGGCAAGGCCTCCGCCACGCGCGGCGACAGCTCCAGCGCCGGCGCGACACGGGCCGGCTGCACGCCGTAAAGAATCACCTCGGGCAAAGGCCCCAACTCCCGCGCCAAGGCGAGAATCTGCGGCAAGCCGCTCTCATGCAGAGACAAAGCGCTTTGCTCGGCGACCTCGACGCCGCCCAAATCAAAACGCGCGATGCACCCCGGCGGCTGCCCCATCTCCACGGCGTCGATGAACAGCACCCGCGCCGCCCCTTCCATGAGATGCAGCAGGGTCAGTCCGCCGGTGCCGCCGTCCATCACCTCGACGCCCTTCGGCAAATCCAGCCTAGCCAGCCGCTCCACGGCGGCGATGCCGAGACCGTCGTCGCCCATGAGCGGGTTGCCGATGCCGATGATTCGGGTCACACGAAATTCACCTTGACCAGATGGGTCGAACAGCTGATGCAGGGATCGTAGGCGCGGATGAGCATTTCCAGGCGGGCGGTGATCTGGTCTTGCGGCAGATGCAGCAGCTGGGGCACCAGGGCGCGCAGGTCGGCCTCGATGTTGCCGAGGTTCTGGGCGGTGGGGATGATGCAGTTGGCGGCGCGGATGCGGCCGCTCTCGTCGTAGGTGTAGGCGTGAAACAGGGTGCCGCGCGGCGCTTCCACGGCGCCCGCGCCCTGGCCGCCGCCGGGCGGCACCCAGATGGATTCGGCGCGGATGCCCTTGAGCAGCAACCGGTCGATGAGATGGATGGCTTCCTCGAAACCATGCACCACTTCCGTGAGGCGCGCCAGGTTGCCGTGGTAGGGGTTGGTGGTGGCGGCATCGAGGCCGAGAGCAGCGGCGACCTTTTTCGCCATGGGCGAGAGCTGGGCGGCGGCGTTGCGAAAGCGCGCCAGGGGGCCGACCATGAGTGTCTCGCGCGAGGCGCGGGCGAATTTGGCGTTGGCGTAGGGCTTGAAATATTCCTGGATGACGCCGGCAAAGTCGCGCACGGGCGCATCGATGCCGTCGCTCGAGACGATGCGCTCGCCAAGGCTGGGATAAGCGCCCTCGGCCGCAAGGCTCAGGTATTCGGTGTCGCGCGCCATCTCGGGGATGGCAAAGGCGGCGAACATGGCCACCGTGTCTTCCAGATCAGCCAGGGCCGCGACCAGACGCCGCCGCAGCTCTTTCAGCTCCTGCGCCGCCGGAAGCGCCGAAAAGCCGCCGACGCGCGGCGTCACGGGATGCACCGGGCGCCCGCCGATGATGCGCACCAGATCGTTGGCGACCTTCTTCAGGCGCAGGGCGCGCGCCACCAGATCGCGCCGGGTCTTGGCCAGGGGCAGGATGCTCGGCACGCCGAGATAATCGGGCACCGCCATGAAGTAGAGATGCAGCAGATGACTTTGCAGAGTCTCGCCGTAGCTCAGCAGCCGCCGCAGCCCTTGCGTCTGCTCCGAGACCCTGACCCCCAGGGCGTTCTCCGTGGCCGCCAGGGACGCCAGGGTGTGGGACACGGAACAGACCCCGCAGATGCGCGCGGCGATGGGCGCCACATCCGAATAATGCCGCCCTTTCAGCATCACCTCGAAAAAGCGCGGCGACTCGACGATTTCCAGGCGACACTCCTTGAGTTCGCCGTTGCGCGTATCCACCACCAGATTGGCGTGCCCTTCCATGCGGGCGAGATGCTTGATGTCGATGTTCATGATCTCTCCGGCGGCAGATTGAACACGCGGAATTCCGCCAGAATGTCCTCCACCGTCAGACCGTGCTGTTCGAGAATCCGGCGGTAAGGCTGGGAGCGCGGATTGTCCACCAGGCCGCGGCAGCCGCGGCAGCGATCACCGC
This sequence is a window from Geoalkalibacter sp.. Protein-coding genes within it:
- a CDS encoding hydrogenase maturation protease produces the protein MTRIIGIGNPLMGDDGLGIAAVERLARLDLPKGVEVMDGGTGGLTLLHLMEGAARVLFIDAVEMGQPPGCIARFDLGGVEVAEQSALSLHESGLPQILALARELGPLPEVILYGVQPARVAPALELSPRVAEALPALLARILGELAQS
- a CDS encoding Ni/Fe hydrogenase subunit alpha, translating into MNIDIKHLARMEGHANLVVDTRNGELKECRLEIVESPRFFEVMLKGRHYSDVAPIAARICGVCSVSHTLASLAATENALGVRVSEQTQGLRRLLSYGETLQSHLLHLYFMAVPDYLGVPSILPLAKTRRDLVARALRLKKVANDLVRIIGGRPVHPVTPRVGGFSALPAAQELKELRRRLVAALADLEDTVAMFAAFAIPEMARDTEYLSLAAEGAYPSLGERIVSSDGIDAPVRDFAGVIQEYFKPYANAKFARASRETLMVGPLARFRNAAAQLSPMAKKVAAALGLDAATTNPYHGNLARLTEVVHGFEEAIHLIDRLLLKGIRAESIWVPPGGGQGAGAVEAPRGTLFHAYTYDESGRIRAANCIIPTAQNLGNIEADLRALVPQLLHLPQDQITARLEMLIRAYDPCISCSTHLVKVNFV